The Lathyrus oleraceus cultivar Zhongwan6 chromosome 5, CAAS_Psat_ZW6_1.0, whole genome shotgun sequence genome includes the window agagcaaggcatcaaataaagatagccacatccaagcttagcaactccatgatcttcttccaatttgcccatgtagcagatgaattccataatacacaagtcacaggttcacaataacagcttcataatgatcatgttgcagatgaactcaaatggatatttcaaggatgtatcagatgaagtttcatATTACAAGCAtttggttacatgaaagttggcattggccaagtcctttgcatagggagtgttgcctaaattttaagtccaattgtctcagatcaaaccaacagtccacacaagaatttttttagggtttttgttcttattatgtatatTAGTGGTTaaataccacacaaacaaacacaaacaaaatatatcacaaaatatggtccaagtggacaaagtgaaaataacattaacataaacaattagaatggtatgaataatggcaaatgaataaggcttaaaaataaagtgcattaaaagtaaatgacttggaattaaatgttagttgttaatgaattagaagttagtattgcttttgcttttttttaagtcattctttggagaacacttaacccacttatcacaagcatggatccttgaaccaagacatctttcaaaggaaggaaaaagatcaagtttccatacaatatcatgaaagaggggagacttacagtctcactaactagaatgctatgccttttgtgtcaaaaatttagcgctatgttaagcaatcgtaattggacttatgtagaagtcataactatttgaggtgGGGCAATAGaatgttggtgttaatgcatgttagaaacatagtataatggactatgctcatgaaacataccacacacaaaaagaatatgcaaaaggggggcctaatctcatccatacttatgttaattttacaatcaactagccttaggatattgagatatcataggtccatgacatgagtgcataaagaaggggagtgagatgaagagggaggggaaattgatcaaactcaaattggacaaaggaggacttttaccaaattaagatcattcattcattttgggagatggaatgtatattccatcaatcccctaaagccaatgatcttaacttaataaagtcaaatcaaccttgacaaaggcccaagaacacaagtcaaacttacaaattcaatcaaaatggctctacacaatttatttgacatttattcaattaaaaatactaaaaataatacattaaattaaatatggttggtcaatttcctaaaacctcatcaaaacaccaaagaaatggctatgagatttatcataggtcaaacaaggtcaaagaaccttggagaaaaattttcagaatttttggaaacttaaaagtatttttaaacaattaaaaatattcataaaatcaattaaatcatgaaaatattaataaggatccaaaaaataattttaattcagaaaatgaaagaagattttattttaaaaaaattggtgaaactctcatattttttagatcaatattaaaattaatatgaattaatgaaaatcaaaggaataaaaactaaaatcaaaaaatcaaaaaaatgtggaccacttgatctccctcattaattgaggtggcaaatcaagtggtctGAAACGTGCAATCCACGATGGTCtttagtcagcgcgccacaacaATGGTCATCCAAACCAATGCTTTtgattaaaacatttaaaaccAAATCAATGGTTCTGAACCGTGCCACATCATTGCGGAGTCAAAGcccggtcatcttctccgatgaccctggtcggactggttcaatcatcaccatgacttaaatgaaaaaagaggacatgatctgaaagataaaatggcgtggatcacgaatatcacctcaatttaactaactccaaatatatatagagatatgtggagttgaattttgaggtgtgtcaactgagttgcttcgatttgaccttagagcaactcaatcttcttgcctacattggtaggacttcagacaaccaaagatccaagagagttgatgagaattgagtgagaatctaagagaagaaaaaatctggaaaataccttcaatgatgtgcagaacttaatctctcttgcttcaattcgtgtttgatcttgctccaatagcttacagaagtggattaggattggtacaaagctttggatcctggagtttttgaatctccaaacagttagattcaaactcaattttcaaatgaaaattctcaggttttcctttcaaatgtgagggtttcaagtaTGGAGGCCAAGCTGGCGCACAaggatcctttgaaatgagcacagagggtctctatttatagcaaaatggaatgttatttgcacccttaaaattttgtccaattttagcaatgtcatgttcatgcttgcatgggcgtgtgcaggcccatgaagcaatgcaaTTAGGTCCAAAATCAATTGTACTGAGGTTTGAAGCAAGCTTGAATGACAAGGCAAAGTTACATGATCATTTGAAGATTTGATTTTGCCAACtgatgcaggcctgttaacaccatgcgcaaccctatcaaaccttgtccaaaatgaatgaattaagactctttggaaagcttagatcaagaggaacaagtcTTATGTTTAACAAGTTTCAATTTTAAACTTGTATCATggttaattttgaggtggaactttggaaatttcaacatgttgaaaaaatttcaaagtgtcaagtcacatacttcattattccaccttgcttaacattttatgtgagctccaaatgagaaaggtgtcttcatcaaagttgtatctctttcaaagaacttcaaaatggtaaccaatttgacatcatttggatttagaatgagtgagttatgcatttttgaagttgaggaaaatcacttgttgaatggtattggtccaaaatgacctataatgtatcctcatatcacatgctcataaaagttgatttagctatcactccaaacatcaaagttaaagtagacatattgaatttgatttttcaacttggaaatatttcatctcataaaaattgagtaagttatggccttgggaagttgactttcaaattagggtttagacaaaatgacctataatatttcaaaatagaaaatgactttcaaagaaaaattagctctagaactcaacatgaaagttgtttggaatgtcatttagagtaacttttatcttggaataattttcatatgatgtaaattgtaggagataaagtctggggagacccagttttgatcagatgaattcatctgacccaccatcatcaaccaacttgctaacttgcaattctcttgactttttaggcttatggtagatcatatatgcataagatgatgaattttaaagtgtcccttgataaatttgatcaattgatgaggaagcttgttgaagaagttactcaagatacctagacaaactagggtttccatggcaaaccaatttcaaactcttgaagaactcttgataaaaataacatgtagagatcattgaGACTCATATATTATGCTTATAGCTCgtgtggatcattccttggttgttctcttagaaattagggtcttaaaccctagatgtgaacttgataaatcaatggggatcatgcccttcctacaaaagagttaggcaaatgcaaagacatatttttggtattttggttagtgaaatgataatatagaagtatgatacaatcacatggtgcttggtgatctctcccaaaataaacccaatcaaagggggtaaggaggatgccaaggtatgatcccaatgctaatgcatatgatgagattacatgagggatcttagggtcaaaattggggtcttacaccccTTAAGAATATACCCATTATTGAATTAATTCTCCCATTTACCTGATTATCTTAGCAGTAGTGAAAAATATGGTTTTAGTTGTTCTTCCCTTCTCACCAAAGCTCTCACCTTCTATCTCCCTTTTGCCTCTAATCTCCTTTTCACGTACTGATAATTTTTTCCGGAAACCTATATTATCTcttagtttatttaattagggTATTTTATTCATAATTAGAATTCTCTCCCCTACTAACCATCATTCTTACTCCTTCCTCCCCTCTATTTCTCTTAATTTACAATTCAGCCCCAaactctcttttcctcaattttattaaataaaatagtattgttttaattatttaaaataaattccAATTATCTTAAATAAAATCTATTATCCTTTACTTATAATCATTTAAAATAAATTTCAATTATACATTCTGAATTcgtctcatgtgatccaagtggatgatgtgCATGTGAGAAATAACCAGATTATTGGGACATCACCCATACGGATAGAGGATCGGGAAGTGAAGCAGCTGCATGGTAAATAGGTTCCTTTGGTGAAGGTAGGGTGGGGAGGACTAGCTGGTGGGAACATGACTTTGGAGCATGAGGAGCAGATAAGAGAGTCGTATCTGACTTTGTTTTTCCTCTAGTAATTTTTTAGGACAAAAATTCTTTAAGTGGGGGATagttgtaacaccccattttCAATTTAGTCATTTAATCGATTTATCCATGAATTAATTATGAATTTATGTATTTTATTTGATTATATTATATGGTGCGCAAAGGTTAGTTGGAGTAAGTAGAATTATTTATGATTATCTTGATAATCAAATAATaggattttatttaattaagTGAGTAAATAATATTGGAATAATAAAGTAATTAGAAAAAAGGGAGTGTATAGAGATTTTGAGGGAAAGATGGTAATTACAAGGACGAGTTAGGGgcaaaagagaaaaaaatataattaggAGAAATATGGCAATTAGAAATAGGAGAAAAGTGGAGAAAAAGTCAGTGAGCATATTACATGAAAAACTTGGAAGAGAGAAAAGAAGGGTTAAGGAAAGAGGAAGGAGAAGGGGGGCTTAAGAGAAAAGTTAAAGGATTCTTTTATCTTTGTTGAAATAATCATGTAAGGGGGAGATTATTCATTTATGGGTGTTATATCATGAAAGGTTAGGGAGGTGTCCCTTAGCCTCCATTAGGACTGGTGTGTTCTTTGACGTTGATGAATTTGATAAATAATGATGTATTTTATGGTTGTATGTGTGATTCAATTATTGTGGTGTAGTGTTAACTCTTCTATCAAACAATGTTGATATGTGACTGTTATTGTGTTAAATTCTTGAGTTTTTATGAAAATTTGGTGTTTTAGGGCATGATTTTGGGTGATGAAATCATGAGGAAAAAATTGTAGTTGTACCAATTTAATTATGTCGATCCATTGGTGATGTTAGAATGTGATTTTGAGAGTTTTAAACCAATTAATTTGGGACTGGTATGCGGTTTGAAGGTTTGGAGATGATTGTTGTAGCATAACCGAGGAAACTGGGATTTTTGGAAAAATACACATTGATAATCGGTTGTTCTCAAATGACAATCGATTGCACTAGCGtgaattttgaaattttgcaCTCATGACAATCGGTTGTAGCAGAGTGGAAATTGGTTGTTATGTTTAAAAATGTGATTTTTGGGGTTTGGTAAAGGTGGTGACAATCGGTTATCACTATATCATTTTTGGCAAAATACTGAAGAACAATCGATTGGTATAGTTAGGTAATCCATTGAATCATGTAAAAACTGGAACTTTTGAGTAAAATAAATGGAGGAATCGATTGGGACTTGTATTTGGTTCCAGTATAGGAGTGAAAAATCAGTGAAACAATGAGTTCAGACAATCAATTTGGTTCTCCGTAGCAATAGATCAGTCCAAACATGTTTGGATCATAACGTTTGATCTGTATGTCCAAATCACGCGCCATTAAAAGATTTGGAAAGCTAATACACTAAACTAAACAGGGGTGGTGAGAGTTGGGATGATTGAACTATTATTATGTGTGTACTATTATGGTTTTCATGATGATGTTTATGAACCGTTTAACGAGACGTTAAGTTTTCGTTGATGATGAATTGTCGTGGTAAATTGCTAATATAATTGCAGGCTATTTGATTATTATGTTTTGATGACAAGTTGAGTTGAGATGCATGGTTTCAATGTGAAACTATCATGTTGATGTTGTACAGGAAGCTTGCGGTTCAATGTGATACCATTTATGTTGTTGCCACTGTTGTGACAATGTTGATATGATTATGAGATGAATTTTTATACATATAATGATAACATGTTGAGTTGAGATACGTAGTTTTAGTGTGGAAACTACCATGTGGTTTTTGTACATGAATCGTACGGTTCGATGTGATACCGTTAATTATTATTGAAGTGTTGTGATGATGCACTCATTCATTCAGCATCTTATATtgttggtggtggtggtggtgaaAGAATCGGGCCACGGGTCTCGGTGAGAGGACTTGTGACTGTCCCAAGCATGGTGTGGGGCTTGGAGCTCGGTGTAGGGTTCATGGGTTCGGAAGATGGAATTCGATTCATAATGAGAATCACTGTTGAGGTTGGTATCGCATGCATATGAGTCTATAATGTAGTTGAGAGACACATTGCATATTGATCGTGTATTTTGGTGAAGTGGGTGAAACTTGAATACATGTGTTATGGTGCATGGTGGATTATGTGTGAATTGTATTGTATATAATCTACTCTGATTATTTATGCATCATTTATTATTTGAATGTATTTCTCACCCTTTCTATTTAAATGTTGCTTTTACATGTGCATCATGTAGATACTCAAGAGTAGATctcgctgaagtaagtggaagcTAGTTCTTGGAGTACTTCCTTAGTTTATCATTTTGATTAGTTATGTCTTGCTTTGATTATGTAACATCGAGTTGGGAATGTTTGTTTTACTTATTACATTGCTTATGTTGAAGTAAATATTGTTTTTGTTTTCGTGGAGATTCCAACTGATTCGTTGGAGTTGGTTGATATAACCCCTTTTATTTATGTTATGAAAGTTGAAGTTTAAACTAAATGTCACAAGATGCTAAGTAAAGGCGAGCATGCGATGACAAGTTTTATGTGAAATAATGTAACTCGTGTTACGGAGCAGTATATGTTTGATTTGAGTGACACCCTATGTGGTTATACTTTATATTAAATTGTGAGATAATTTATATGCGgggttttagggtgttacattcTACATGGTCTTGATCTGACTTTGAATATATCAAAATATCATCGATGAATACAACCACAAAATGATTTAGATACAAATGGAATATTtgattcatgtactccatgaacaCTTTAGGCGCATTAGATACACCAAACGACATCAATGAATACTCGTAATGACCATACCTAATTTTGAATGTAGTTTTCGGAATATCTTATAGATTCATTCGAAACTGATGATAACTCGAACGTAAATCAGTCTTGCTGAAAAACCaagcaccaaccaactgatccatcaaatcatcgatCCTCAGAAGTGGACACTTGTTTTTGATAGTCAATTTATTCTGTTGTCGATAATCAACACACAACCTCATGATATGATCTTTCTTTTTCACTAACAACACCGACGCTCCCCACAGATAAACACTCGATcgaacaaacttcttctcaagaAGATCCTCTAACTATTTCTTCAGCTCACCCAGCTTTGAAGCAAACATCCTATAAGGGGCCATCGATACTAGCCTActaccaggtactaagtctatagcAAACTCCATCGCGCACTCTGGAGGTAAATCACTGATATCATCTAGAAAAACTTCGGGAAAATCACACACAACTGTCAGCTCTCCCATCGTAACTTTATTATCGATTCCTAAAGTAGAAAACATAACGAACACATGCGCCTCCTCTTTCAATAAATCTTTTACTTGCTTAGCAGATAATAACATCAACTCCCCATCACCTTCCATATCTGGAAACATCATAGTCTTGGTAAAACAATTGATATGAACACGATTGAACTCTAACCAATTCATTCCAAGGATAACATCAAGCCGACTCAAGTGTAGAGACTAGTCCATTATAAAAGTCTTACCGTAAATAGTTAGAGGAAACTTCAAACACACCAACAAAGCATTTACTGAACCAGTGGCTAGggtatcaataaccatacttcCAACCATAGAAGATAAATTAAAATCCAATCTCTTAGCACAATCaggaaaaataaaagaatatgATGAACCCGTGTTAATAATAGAAATCAAAGGGATGCTATTGATAAAAAACTTACCTCGAATAAACATGTCGGCACTAGTAGTCTATGTCCCTGACAATGCAAAAATTTACCCCCATACATGGCATTCTTTGGCTTCTAGAAGTTATTACTGATATGGCCTTACTCCCCATAATTATAGCAAGTCACAACCCCTTAAAATCAACGACAAGGTGCCATATGTTCCCACACTTGTAACACTTTTTCTCAGCACTTGAGCACTCATTGGACGATGACCTATCATGCCACACCTATAAGATTGGACCGAAGCAGGAGCTCCTCCCCCGCTTGGTTTCTTCTCAAATGTAGCATTCTATTTTCCATTGTCAGTAATAGTCACATATGGCTTTCCTCAAAATTGACCATTCCCTTTATTTTCACTAATACTCTTGTAGTGAACAGACCAGATTCTGTTGTCTTCATCATAGATTCTACACTTATGGAAAAGCGACAAATATCTTGATAATTGATATCATGTTTGATCTCAAGAAGTAGCCCACTCTCAAACTTGATGAACTTCGAACCCTTTGCAGCAACATTATTATAATGCACATAAAATTtcaccagctcctcaaactttGCAGCATACTCTACAACAATCAATTTCCTTGCTTAAACTCAAAGAATTCAATCTCCTTCTTGCTACGCGCATCCTCAGAAAAGTACTTCTCCAGAAACTACAATTTGAATACAAACCAGGTAACCTGAGGACCAATAACCTCTAACCTCTAGTGTGCGTCATCCCACCAATCCTCAACTTCCTCAGACAACATGTGAGTACCCAACAACACCTTCTGCTCCTCAGTACATGCCATTACTCAGAAAATCTTTTCAATCTCTTTTAGCCATTTATGAGCACCTCCCGGGTCATACCTACCCTTGAGCATCGGTGTATTATTTCTCTGGAACATTCCTAACCCCCATAAGTCATCACCGACTTAATTCTGTTGCCCATGCAACACCTGATCCACTAACTCCAAAGCATCAAATATTGCACAATTGTTTCTTCCAGCCATTTTGCAGACCATCAAACAAACATTATAAGAAATAATACATCGATAGTGTACACATATGTCTCACACTAGGGAAAAATTATTATGAAAAAACCTAGCCAGATGGACATACCTGCTCTAATACCACTATGTAATATCCTAAACCCCAAAACTTATAAATAAATGCTTACTCGAtaatttaaggtgtcaccaacGATAATCCTCTGACAACACATGGACATTTTGAAAACACACAGCGAAAATTAACCAACTTACAACACTCGTCATCACATACTCACCTTCATTTAGGGTATCATTGCGGCGGAATCATATTAAACACGACAATAAAACATATTAACTTTAATTTGAGTCTTATAAGGACTTAGCCTTCTCAAAATGGTTTCAAAAAGAGATTCTAATATCCAACTCAAAACACTGCGACATAATAGTTATTAAACTTCAAGCAAATAAGCACATCAACATCAAACATACTAAACGAAACAACATTCGCCTCTAGTGTTACAGCTATTTCCCACTCACAGCAGGAACTCTACTCTTGAGTATCTACAATATGTCCATGATGGACAAAATAAAAGCAAAGGGGGTGAGAATTTACACCAATAAATTAACACTATAAACTACAAGGTAGAATTTATACATCCACACCTTCAACAATAATCAAACAACATCATTCTCACACACAATCCATCAACATAGACATAATCACATAGGTATCATTTaattatgaaatgagactctcAACTTCAACTAGACTCATATGGATGTGGTATCATACCATCATTAATTGGTTCACTCATGAATCGAGTTCACCCTACTCGAACCCTGAATTCACCCTGCTCGAATTCAGCATAAGTCACCAATCCACTATACTCGGATTGCAACTTGCCTATTTCATCAACAACAATGACATAATGAATGCATGTCACACCATatcaatgcaacaacaacataattTTTAAAGTCCCATCCTGATAATAAACAAACATGTATTGACCCAACAATAATAGTTCCCCTCCCAAACTATCATACGACAACAACATACTCACAATTCAACAACATAATTCATGCTCATACAACAACATACCATCTTCACAATTCATATGAATTATCATAAAATAATCATCACATATGCTCAACAATTATTCTAAATCATTTTCAACTTCATATTCATCG containing:
- the LOC127082073 gene encoding uncharacterized protein LOC127082073 yields the protein MVGSMVIDTLATGSVNALLVCLKFPLTIYDMEGDGELMLLSAKQVKDLLKEEAHVFVMFSTLGIDNKVTMGELTVVCDFPEVFLDDISDLPPECAMEFAIDLVPGSRLVSMAPYRMFASKLGELKK